One region of uncultured Sulfurimonas sp. genomic DNA includes:
- a CDS encoding uroporphyrinogen-III synthase — MPRQIYLFATSKHPDAISVQSLQVRLLKPQIDFSIYDYLIITSKQTIKALEQYDFNDFINIPALCVSEKTAKAYKDFGGIVLEVGDGYGDNLVKNIKEKSKNIKWLYPRAEVIASDFVQRSKNEGYNIDEEILYVSECAKEGLEVDIKKNSILIFTSPSSIECFLKTHTIDATNKIVVIGTTTAKALPSDLKYEISKNTSIESCMEMALSLQE, encoded by the coding sequence ATGCCAAGACAAATCTATCTTTTTGCCACTTCAAAACATCCAGATGCCATAAGTGTTCAATCCCTTCAAGTAAGGCTTTTAAAACCACAAATTGATTTTAGTATATATGATTATCTTATAATAACTTCAAAACAAACGATAAAAGCACTTGAGCAATATGATTTCAATGATTTTATAAATATACCAGCGCTTTGTGTATCTGAAAAAACAGCTAAGGCTTATAAAGATTTTGGTGGTATTGTTTTAGAAGTTGGTGATGGTTATGGTGATAATCTTGTTAAAAATATAAAAGAAAAATCTAAAAATATAAAATGGTTATATCCAAGAGCAGAAGTTATTGCATCTGATTTTGTTCAAAGAAGTAAAAACGAGGGATACAATATAGACGAAGAGATTCTTTATGTGAGTGAATGTGCCAAAGAGGGATTGGAAGTAGATATTAAAAAAAATTCTATATTAATATTTACCTCTCCATCATCAATAGAGTGCTTTTTAAAAACTCATACAATAGATGCAACTAATAAAATAGTTGTTATAGGAACAACCACGGCTAAGGCGTTGCCAAGTGATTTAAAATATGAAATATCAAAAAATACATCTATAGAAAGTTGTATGGAAATGGCTCTATCTTTACAAGAATAA
- the purD gene encoding phosphoribosylamine--glycine ligase, producing MKILILGAGGREYSIARAILNEEEKHELFFMPGNGATNNLGTNLDIKDYDKLADFAKQNNIELTIVGPEAPLVDGVVDKFKAKDLTIFGPSKEAAQLEGSKVYMKNFLAKYNIPTARFIETSSIEDAFKFTDTLKAPIVVKADGLCGGKGVIIAQNHDEAKIAISEMLSGKSFGDAGLKVIVEEFLDGYELSMFAVCDGDDYILLPAAQDHKRLLNNDEGPNTGGMGAYAPTPLVDEALYQKVKDRIIRPTLDGMKEENAPFEGVLFIGIMVVNGEPITLEFNVRFGDPECEILMPLMTSSVSDMFLKASTNRLSEIKVEFSSQYAVGIVMASENYPYGSSTPAEIIVDDVHHEEIQKYTHISYAGVSMQDGVLYADGGRVLVCVGLGDTIKQARDRAYLRCGQVHFAGKKLRTDIAYQAL from the coding sequence ATGAAAATATTAATTTTAGGTGCTGGCGGTAGAGAGTATTCTATAGCTAGAGCAATTTTAAATGAAGAAGAAAAACACGAACTATTTTTTATGCCAGGTAATGGTGCTACTAATAATTTAGGTACAAATTTAGATATTAAAGATTATGATAAATTAGCAGATTTTGCAAAACAAAATAATATAGAACTAACAATAGTAGGTCCTGAAGCACCACTTGTAGATGGTGTAGTGGATAAATTTAAGGCAAAAGATTTAACAATTTTTGGACCAAGTAAAGAAGCTGCACAGCTTGAGGGTTCAAAAGTATATATGAAAAACTTTCTAGCAAAGTATAACATTCCTACAGCACGTTTTATTGAAACATCTTCTATTGAAGATGCATTTAAATTTACAGATACTCTTAAAGCTCCTATAGTAGTGAAAGCTGATGGACTTTGTGGTGGTAAGGGTGTAATAATTGCTCAGAATCACGATGAAGCAAAAATAGCTATTTCAGAGATGCTAAGTGGAAAAAGTTTTGGAGATGCTGGTCTTAAAGTTATTGTTGAAGAGTTTCTTGATGGCTATGAACTTTCTATGTTTGCTGTTTGCGATGGAGACGATTATATCTTGCTTCCAGCGGCACAAGATCATAAGAGACTTTTGAACAATGATGAGGGTCCAAATACAGGTGGAATGGGTGCTTATGCTCCAACACCATTGGTTGATGAAGCTCTTTATCAAAAAGTTAAAGATAGAATAATTCGTCCCACTTTAGATGGAATGAAAGAAGAAAATGCACCTTTTGAGGGAGTTCTTTTTATAGGAATTATGGTTGTAAATGGTGAACCTATAACATTAGAGTTTAATGTTCGTTTTGGAGATCCTGAGTGTGAGATTCTTATGCCACTTATGACTTCAAGTGTGAGCGATATGTTTTTAAAAGCATCTACAAATAGACTTAGTGAGATAAAAGTTGAATTTTCTTCACAATATGCTGTAGGCATAGTAATGGCAAGTGAAAATTATCCTTATGGAAGTTCAACTCCTGCTGAGATTATTGTTGATGATGTTCATCATGAAGAGATACAAAAATATACGCATATCTCTTATGCAGGTGTGAGTATGCAAGATGGTGTACTTTATGCAGATGGCGGAAGAGTTTTAGTTTGTGTAGGTTTGGGCGATACAATTAAACAAGCAAGAGATAGAGCCTATCTAAGATGTGGTCAAGTTCATTTTGCCGGTAAAAAGCTAAGAACTGATATTGCTTATCAAGCTTTATAG
- a CDS encoding RDD family protein, with product MNEEIENILHREGIVLASNKKRAMAFFIDEMLLSFLLVIALWDSFASAVTMEEMINITNTFVLEFMLMKIIYQAFFIMQYGASLGKIIMKIRVIEIKTIQTPNVIVALNRAIFRVISELVLYLGFLWGLLNPQRQTWHDLTAKTLVVDA from the coding sequence TTGAACGAAGAGATAGAAAATATACTTCATCGTGAAGGTATAGTATTGGCAAGTAATAAAAAAAGGGCTATGGCATTTTTTATAGATGAGATGCTACTCTCTTTTTTACTTGTTATTGCTTTATGGGATTCGTTTGCTAGCGCTGTAACGATGGAAGAGATGATAAATATAACTAATACATTTGTTTTAGAATTTATGCTTATGAAGATTATTTATCAAGCTTTTTTTATTATGCAGTATGGTGCTTCTCTTGGAAAAATAATTATGAAAATAAGAGTTATTGAGATAAAAACTATTCAAACTCCAAATGTAATAGTAGCTTTAAATAGAGCTATTTTTCGTGTTATTTCAGAGCTTGTTTTATATCTTGGATTTTTATGGGGTTTACTTAATCCACAAAGACAAACTTGGCATGATTTGACAGCTAAAACTCTGGTTGTAGATGCTTAA